From a region of the Acidobacteriota bacterium genome:
- a CDS encoding sigma-70 family RNA polymerase sigma factor, which yields MPEDASATNLRSSLGALFARNGEKWRRFIMTIVKNREDAEDVLQEAIGRVLARNRPLPSQDQVRMYLGRAIGNAALEFYNTRMRQRRKQLPIQEQLLRPAHVDGPDAAMEEHERRARKEYLLKILRRELRRLPEKQVQAIRLTLLDRRGLSIRDAGAANGIPYSTLRHRSRQGLKRMRRRLERALEARPAGDGGEIKGGRERAARPPRKS from the coding sequence ATGCCAGAAGACGCCTCCGCAACGAACCTGCGCTCCTCCCTCGGCGCCCTTTTCGCCCGTAACGGGGAAAAATGGCGCAGGTTCATCATGACCATCGTGAAGAACAGGGAGGACGCCGAGGACGTCCTCCAGGAAGCCATCGGGCGGGTGCTCGCGCGCAACCGCCCGCTGCCGAGCCAGGACCAGGTCAGGATGTATCTCGGCCGCGCCATCGGCAACGCGGCACTCGAATTCTACAACACCCGGATGCGGCAGCGCCGGAAGCAGCTTCCGATACAGGAACAGTTGCTCCGGCCGGCGCACGTGGACGGGCCGGACGCGGCGATGGAGGAACACGAACGCCGGGCCCGGAAGGAATACCTCCTGAAGATCCTCCGCCGGGAGCTCCGCCGGCTGCCGGAAAAACAGGTCCAGGCCATCCGCCTGACCCTCCTCGACAGGCGCGGCCTGTCGATCCGGGATGCCGGCGCCGCCAACGGGATACCCTATTCCACCCTGCGGCACCGGAGCCGGCAGGGGCTGAAGAGGATGCGCCGCAGGCTCGAGCGCGCGCTCGAGGCGCGACCGGCCGGGGACGGGGGGGAAATCAAGGGAGGGCGGGAGCGGGCGGCGCGGCCGCCGCGTAAAAGCTGA
- the coaD gene encoding pantetheine-phosphate adenylyltransferase codes for METRAVYPGSFDPVTNGHIDLIQRSAKLFDKVIVAILKNMEKAPLFTVKERAEMLEEAVRGLDNVSVVAFSGLLVDFAGKIEASVIIRGIRAVSDYEYELQMALMNRRLSGQVETVFMIPAESYSFLSSRLVKEIAQHGGSVGEFVPEGVERRLCGKFGLRP; via the coding sequence ATGGAAACTCGCGCCGTATATCCCGGATCCTTCGACCCCGTGACCAACGGTCATATCGACCTCATCCAGAGGAGCGCCAAGCTTTTCGACAAGGTCATCGTCGCCATCCTCAAGAACATGGAGAAAGCCCCTCTCTTTACGGTCAAGGAGCGGGCGGAGATGCTCGAGGAAGCGGTCCGGGGGCTCGACAACGTCAGTGTCGTCGCCTTTTCCGGCCTCCTGGTCGATTTTGCCGGAAAGATCGAGGCTTCGGTCATCATCCGGGGCATCCGGGCGGTCTCCGATTACGAGTACGAGCTGCAGATGGCCCTGATGAACCGGCGCCTTTCGGGCCAGGTCGAAACCGTGTTCATGATACCGGCGGAGTCCTACTCGTTTCTCAGTTCCAGGCTGGTCAAGGAGATAGCCCAGCACGGCGGTTCCGTCGGGGAATTCGTCCCCGAGGGCGTGGAACGCCGGCTGTGCGGCAAATTCGGACTCAGGCCTTGA
- the recG gene encoding ATP-dependent DNA helicase RecG translates to MHTTEPGSPRSADTPVQFLKGIGPRRSEILAAHGIRTAGDLLHHIPFRYEDRTRFRSTVGVRPEEWVLVRGEVCGVGGGTGRRPGFSVFEMLVRDQRGTLRVKFFNQPYLRRVYQPGVRLVLYGQVKRDPYAHGAPVLMNPECEVLDEDGEGVHSGRVVPVYRRLGDLKSRTLRQILHGVASGLPADIPDGIPSWLVARLRLPPKAAAIRQLHFPVLSSRRPEEREREMGLYNSGTSPAHKRMMFEELFQLQVAVRMVREGRVRQVKERSIRLDDRVRTAIKKILPFHPTQAQKRVLGEIAADLCSRHPMSRLLQGDVGSGKTIVAAQAAVIAVENGFQAAVMAPTEILAEQHYFYFRRLLEPLGYRIDLFKGSLRSKEKRLARERLARGETRIAIGTHALVQESVRFQRLALAVIDEQHRFGVVERNLLREKGRRPDVLVMTATPIPRSLALTLYGDLDVSVIDEMPPGRQPIRTVWLDREERPRALEAIDRTVRSGHQAYVVYPLVEETEKSDLRAATEAAAELAGTVFPGYRVGLLHGRMKGEEKEETMRAFASGEIRILVATTVVEVGVDVSNATLMVIEHSERFGLAQLHQLRGRVGRGAARSECILVGDVGRSAEARRRMDILCETNDGFRIAEVDLELRGPGEMIGTRQSGIPAFRYANLLRDRRALEIARVEAEGFVTMLRERPDAECRRVAAMIREQWKEHFGPALT, encoded by the coding sequence ATGCACACGACAGAGCCCGGCAGTCCCCGAAGCGCGGATACCCCCGTCCAGTTTCTCAAGGGGATCGGTCCGCGGCGATCCGAAATCCTCGCGGCCCACGGAATCCGGACCGCCGGGGACCTGCTCCACCACATCCCCTTCCGCTATGAAGACCGGACCCGGTTCCGGTCCACCGTCGGTGTCCGGCCGGAGGAATGGGTCCTGGTACGGGGGGAAGTGTGCGGCGTCGGGGGGGGCACGGGCCGCCGCCCTGGATTCTCGGTTTTCGAGATGCTGGTGCGGGACCAGCGGGGCACCCTGCGGGTCAAGTTCTTCAACCAGCCGTATCTCCGGCGGGTGTACCAGCCCGGGGTCCGGCTGGTGCTCTACGGCCAGGTGAAGCGGGACCCCTACGCACACGGCGCGCCGGTGCTCATGAACCCGGAGTGCGAGGTCCTGGACGAGGACGGGGAGGGGGTCCATTCGGGGCGCGTCGTGCCGGTCTACCGCAGGCTGGGGGACCTGAAGTCGCGCACCCTCAGGCAGATCCTCCACGGGGTGGCTTCGGGCCTCCCCGCGGACATCCCGGACGGGATCCCCTCCTGGCTGGTCGCCAGGCTCCGCCTCCCCCCGAAGGCCGCGGCCATTCGTCAGCTCCATTTTCCCGTGCTCTCCTCCCGGCGTCCCGAGGAGAGGGAGAGGGAGATGGGGCTGTACAACTCCGGCACCTCCCCCGCGCACAAGCGGATGATGTTCGAGGAGCTGTTCCAGCTCCAGGTCGCGGTCCGGATGGTGCGCGAGGGCCGGGTGCGGCAGGTGAAAGAGCGGTCCATCCGCCTGGACGACCGGGTCCGGACGGCGATCAAGAAAATCCTCCCCTTCCATCCCACCCAGGCCCAGAAACGGGTGCTCGGGGAGATCGCGGCCGATCTCTGCTCGCGTCATCCCATGAGCCGGCTCCTGCAGGGGGACGTGGGCTCGGGCAAGACCATCGTGGCGGCCCAGGCGGCCGTCATCGCGGTGGAGAACGGGTTCCAGGCCGCCGTGATGGCGCCGACGGAGATCCTGGCCGAGCAGCACTACTTCTACTTCCGCCGGCTGCTGGAGCCGCTCGGTTACCGGATCGACCTCTTCAAGGGGAGCCTCCGGTCGAAGGAGAAGCGGCTGGCGCGCGAGCGGCTGGCACGGGGGGAAACCCGGATCGCCATCGGCACCCACGCCCTGGTGCAGGAATCGGTGAGATTCCAGCGCCTGGCGCTGGCCGTCATCGACGAGCAGCACCGGTTCGGCGTCGTGGAGCGGAACCTGCTCCGGGAGAAGGGGCGGCGGCCGGACGTGCTGGTGATGACGGCGACCCCCATCCCCCGCTCCCTGGCCCTGACCCTGTACGGGGACCTGGACGTTTCGGTCATCGACGAAATGCCCCCCGGCCGCCAGCCGATCCGGACCGTCTGGCTGGACCGGGAGGAGCGCCCCCGGGCTCTCGAGGCGATCGACCGGACCGTCCGTTCGGGACACCAGGCCTACGTGGTCTATCCCCTCGTCGAGGAGACCGAGAAGAGCGACCTGCGCGCCGCGACCGAAGCGGCGGCGGAGCTCGCCGGCACGGTTTTCCCCGGGTACCGCGTCGGGCTGCTGCACGGCCGGATGAAGGGGGAGGAGAAGGAGGAGACCATGCGGGCGTTCGCCTCGGGGGAGATCCGGATCCTGGTCGCGACCACGGTCGTCGAGGTGGGGGTCGACGTCTCGAACGCCACCCTGATGGTCATCGAGCACTCCGAACGGTTCGGGTTGGCGCAGCTGCATCAGCTGAGGGGGCGGGTCGGGCGCGGGGCGGCCCGGTCGGAATGCATCCTGGTCGGGGACGTCGGCCGGAGCGCCGAGGCCCGGCGGCGGATGGACATCCTTTGCGAGACCAACGACGGCTTCAGGATCGCCGAGGTCGACCTCGAGCTGCGGGGGCCGGGGGAGATGATCGGCACCCGGCAGTCGGGCATCCCCGCCTTCCGCTATGCCAACCTGCTGCGCGACCGGCGGGCGCTCGAAATCGCCCGGGTGGAGGCCGAGGGTTTCGTCACGATGCTGAGGGAGCGGCCCGACGCGGAGTGCCGCCGCGTCGCCGCCATGATCCGCGAGCAATGGAAGGAGCATTTCGGGCCGGCTCTTACCTGA
- the rsmD gene encoding 16S rRNA (guanine(966)-N(2))-methyltransferase RsmD: MRVIAGKYRGRRLTGPQGLEIRPTGDRLKESLFNILAPVLPGAVVLDAFGGTGAIGIEALSRGAREVVFIEKSPAGCRLIRRNLDGCGVTTGYRILQQDIFTALRFLARQGFRADILYFDPPYAWDPYGDLLGLAFGRGLAREAASVIVEHRRRTPPPESGEGFARTRLVRQGDHCLSFYAAAAPPAPALP; encoded by the coding sequence ATGCGGGTCATTGCGGGAAAATATCGGGGCAGGCGGCTCACGGGGCCCCAGGGGCTGGAGATCCGCCCGACCGGGGACCGGCTCAAGGAGAGCCTCTTCAACATCCTGGCCCCGGTGCTCCCGGGGGCGGTGGTACTCGACGCCTTCGGCGGCACCGGCGCCATCGGGATCGAGGCGCTCAGCCGGGGGGCGCGCGAAGTCGTCTTCATCGAGAAATCCCCCGCCGGCTGCCGGCTGATCCGCCGTAACCTGGACGGGTGCGGCGTCACGACCGGGTATCGCATCCTCCAGCAGGACATCTTTACCGCCCTGCGCTTCTTGGCCCGGCAGGGATTCCGCGCCGACATCCTCTATTTCGACCCCCCCTACGCCTGGGACCCCTACGGGGACCTGCTGGGGCTGGCTTTCGGCCGGGGGCTGGCCCGGGAAGCCGCCTCCGTCATCGTGGAACACCGGCGCCGGACCCCCCCTCCCGAATCGGGGGAGGGGTTCGCCCGCACCCGCCTCGTGCGGCAGGGGGACCATTGCCTCAGCTTTTACGCGGCGGCCGCGCCGCCCGCTCCCGCCCTCCCTTGA
- a CDS encoding peptidoglycan DD-metalloendopeptidase family protein, translated as MTDHRGLPDPAPGRRAGGRRRTGWISLLLVLGLSVALWRVHGFYELRGAAEVAAGVETPAAPELPRLREIVGSFEKNQTVNEVLLHQGLTPDTVYQIIEAARPVYNLAKVRAQELYWLYFTENGEFHDFRYPVDSERYLTVYRDGKEGRFVPVMKHYRFDTERERIDGTIESSLFAAVVEAGGGVDLAMELVEIFGSDIDFNTDIQKGDAFELLVEKKYLDGEFSRNGPILAATMTTGGKTFTGIRYDDENGKPAYYAPDGKALKRSFLKAPLKVIRITSRFSMARRHPVLKIVRPHLGVDYAAPTGTPVQAVGSGTVTFAGRKGGNGNMVRIRHAGGYETAYLHLSRIRVKTGARVSQGDVIGNVGSTGISTGPHLDFRVWKNGKAINPVKVAFPPGKPVAAERMARFGEHADALLGQLRLSGLDTKQAALEPVSDR; from the coding sequence ATGACGGACCATCGAGGGTTGCCCGATCCGGCGCCGGGTCGCCGGGCCGGGGGTCGTCGCCGGACGGGATGGATTTCGCTCCTCCTGGTCCTGGGCTTGTCGGTCGCCCTGTGGCGCGTTCACGGATTTTACGAGCTTCGCGGCGCGGCCGAAGTCGCGGCCGGGGTGGAAACGCCGGCGGCGCCCGAGCTCCCGCGCCTGAGGGAAATCGTCGGGAGTTTCGAAAAGAACCAGACCGTCAACGAGGTCCTGCTGCACCAGGGGCTCACGCCCGATACGGTGTACCAGATCATCGAGGCCGCCCGCCCCGTGTACAACCTCGCCAAGGTCCGGGCGCAGGAGCTGTACTGGCTCTATTTCACCGAAAACGGCGAATTTCACGATTTCCGCTACCCGGTGGACAGCGAGCGCTATCTCACCGTCTACCGGGACGGGAAGGAGGGGCGCTTCGTCCCCGTGATGAAGCACTACCGGTTCGACACGGAGCGGGAACGGATCGACGGCACCATCGAGTCGTCCCTTTTCGCCGCGGTGGTGGAGGCCGGGGGAGGGGTCGACCTGGCGATGGAACTGGTGGAGATCTTCGGTTCGGACATCGATTTCAACACCGACATCCAGAAGGGGGACGCATTCGAGCTGCTGGTGGAGAAAAAGTACCTCGACGGGGAGTTCTCCCGGAACGGGCCGATCCTGGCAGCCACGATGACGACCGGGGGCAAGACCTTTACCGGGATCCGGTACGACGATGAAAACGGCAAGCCCGCCTATTACGCCCCCGACGGCAAGGCGCTCAAGCGCTCCTTTCTCAAGGCGCCGCTCAAGGTCATCCGCATCACCTCCAGGTTTTCCATGGCCCGGCGCCACCCGGTGCTCAAGATCGTGCGCCCGCACCTCGGGGTCGATTACGCGGCGCCGACGGGGACCCCCGTGCAGGCCGTCGGGAGCGGGACCGTCACCTTCGCCGGGCGCAAGGGGGGGAACGGGAACATGGTCCGGATCCGGCACGCGGGGGGGTACGAGACCGCCTATCTGCACCTGTCCAGGATCAGGGTGAAGACGGGCGCCCGCGTCAGCCAGGGGGACGTCATCGGCAACGTCGGCTCCACCGGGATATCGACCGGCCCGCACCTCGACTTCCGGGTCTGGAAAAACGGGAAGGCGATCAACCCGGTCAAGGTGGCGTTCCCTCCGGGGAAACCGGTGGCGGCCGAGCGCATGGCCCGGTTCGGCGAGCACGCCGACGCCCTGCTCGGGCAGCTGAGGCTGTCGGGCCTGGACACGAAACAGGCTGCGCTCGAGCCGGTTTCCGACCGGTAA